A section of the Telopea speciosissima isolate NSW1024214 ecotype Mountain lineage chromosome 3, Tspe_v1, whole genome shotgun sequence genome encodes:
- the LOC122655187 gene encoding uncharacterized protein LOC122655187: MERFKKLQPPTFSKLNFEAMQSERWISTLEKAFDVLECMDAQKLICARYQLQNEAEARWKATERNLEAAHPNPTREQFKEVFFKNYFPESFRNKKEAEFSALVQGSKIVLDYQQQFEDLFHFTPEHMKGEASKIKKF, from the coding sequence atggagagattcaagaagctccagccGCCCACATTTTCCAAGTTAAATTTTGAGGCAATGCAGTCAGAGCGGTGGATTAGCaccttggaaaaggcattcgACGTACTTGAGTGTATGGATGCGCAGAAACTAATATGTGCTAGATATCAGTTACAAAATGAGGCGGAAGCACGGTGGAAGGCAACTGAGCGTAATTTAGAAGCAGCTCATCCAAACCCCACcagggagcaattcaaagaagtcttctttaagaactactttcctGAGAGCTTTAGaaacaagaaggaagctgagttctctgctctCGTGCAAGGATCCAAGATCGTGCTGGACTACCAGCAGCAGTtcgaagatttgttccatttcacCCCGGAGCACATGAAGGGGGAAGCtagtaaaataaagaaattttaa